The proteins below come from a single Triticum aestivum cultivar Chinese Spring chromosome 5D, IWGSC CS RefSeq v2.1, whole genome shotgun sequence genomic window:
- the LOC543361 gene encoding ADP-ribosylation factor — protein MGLTFTKLFSRLFAKKEMRILMVGLDAAGKTTILYKLKLGEIVTTIPTIGFNVETVEYKNISFTVWDVGGQDKIRPLWRHYFQNTQGLIFVVDSNDRDRVVEARDELHRMLNEDELRDAVLLVFANKQDLPNAMNAAEITDKLGLHSLRQRHWYIQSTCATTGEGLYEGLDWLSSNIASKS, from the exons ATGGGGCTCACGTTCACCAAGCTGTTCAGCCGCCTGTTCGCCAAGAAGGAGATGCGGATCCTGATGGTGGGTCTCGACGCCGCCGGAAAGACCACCATCCTCTACAAGCTCAAGCTCGGGGAGATCGTCACCACCATCCCCACCATCG GGTTCAATGTTGAAACTGTGGAGTACAAGAACATCAGCTTCACTGTCTGGGATGTCGGGGGTCAGgacaag ATCAGGCCACTGTGGAGGCATTACTTCCAGAACACACAGGGTCTCATCTTTGTTGTGGACAGCAACGATAGGGACCGTGTTGTTGAAGCAAGGGATGAGCTCCACAGGATGCTGAATGAG GATGAGTTACGTGATGCTGTGCTGCTTGTGTTTGCTAACAAGCAAGATCTTCCAAATGCCATGAATGCTGCTGAGATCACTGATAAGCTTGGCCTGCACTCCCTTCGCCAGCGACACTG GTACATCCAGAGCACTTGTGCTACAACAGGGGAGGGACTGTATGAAGGCCTGGACTGGCTGTCCAGCAACATTGCCAGCAAG TCCTAA